Proteins from a single region of bacterium:
- a CDS encoding VWA domain-containing protein, with protein MMRFAQPLWLFLLIVPLYTLFSYFRKKGRGEATILFSDVGVFDTIGTGAGTFKRLFSLFIAHAALIVLIFAMARPQSGTTFHTRTARGIDIILAMDISSSMAAMDFDPLTRFEASKKVVNEFIENRMSDRIGIVVFSAQSFTLCPLTLDYDMLREFLDRAWESRIEDGTAIGSAIATSVNRLRTSDAKSKIIILLTDGMNNRGNIDPLTAARLAETMKIKIYAIGVGTEGKALFKMNGRPYWTETHIDEESLREVAKITGGKYYRAKNERELQGIYAEINKLETTKIDYKEWVEYDERYAGLLKAGFILLLLSFLLDRTILRRLP; from the coding sequence ATGATGAGGTTTGCCCAGCCTTTATGGCTATTTCTTCTCATCGTGCCGCTCTATACCCTTTTCTCGTACTTCAGGAAAAAAGGTCGCGGCGAAGCCACGATCCTGTTTTCGGATGTCGGTGTATTCGACACAATCGGCACAGGCGCCGGTACATTCAAGCGGCTTTTTTCCCTTTTTATTGCCCATGCGGCGCTGATCGTCCTCATTTTCGCCATGGCACGGCCACAGTCCGGAACGACATTCCATACGAGAACCGCCCGAGGGATCGATATAATCCTCGCCATGGATATCTCATCGAGCATGGCCGCGATGGACTTTGATCCGCTCACACGCTTCGAGGCGTCAAAGAAGGTGGTCAATGAATTCATCGAGAACCGAATGAGCGACCGTATCGGAATCGTGGTGTTTTCGGCGCAGAGTTTCACCCTGTGCCCGCTGACGCTTGATTATGATATGCTCCGGGAGTTTCTCGATCGGGCGTGGGAATCGCGGATCGAAGATGGCACTGCCATCGGCTCGGCCATTGCAACCTCGGTGAACAGGCTTCGGACCTCCGATGCAAAAAGTAAAATAATCATCCTCCTTACCGATGGCATGAACAACCGTGGAAATATCGACCCGCTCACTGCGGCGCGGCTTGCGGAAACGATGAAAATCAAAATATACGCTATCGGCGTGGGAACCGAGGGAAAGGCGCTCTTTAAAATGAACGGCCGTCCTTACTGGACAGAGACCCATATAGACGAGGAGTCGCTCAGGGAGGTTGCGAAAATCACCGGCGGAAAATATTACCGCGCCAAAAATGAGCGGGAGCTCCAGGGTATATACGCCGAAATCAACAAGCTGGAAACAACGAAGATCGATTACAAGGAATGGGTGGAATACGATGAACGGTATGCGGGTCTGCTGAAAGCGGGATTCATCCTGCTTCTGCTCTCGTTCCTCCTCGACAGAACCATACTCAGGAGGCTTCCCTGA